Proteins from a single region of Zavarzinella sp.:
- a CDS encoding agmatine deiminase family protein: MAKKKANSVPELRMPAEWEPHASTWIAWPHQASDWPGKMTPIPWVYAEFVRLLSQHELVNIVVSTATKLATVESILAKAGADPAAVKLWHWPTDRTWTRDSGPIFVNNRNKERVALDWKFNAWAKYDNYQHDNRLPKKVAGAVGVTSLSPDFQGKPIVLEGGSIDVNGTGLLISTEECLLSDVQCRNPGMTRSDYEAVFAKYLGIRKVLWLGRGIAGDDTHGHVDDLARFVNPTTIVLAVEENEDDENYAPTQTNLQRLRALTDPDGRSLEVVPIPMPNPVVFRKQRLPASYANFYIANGIVLVPTFNDPKDRLALGILADLFPDRTVVGVHCVDLVWGLGTLHCMTQQEPK; this comes from the coding sequence ATGGCAAAGAAAAAGGCAAATTCGGTACCAGAATTGCGGATGCCTGCCGAATGGGAACCGCACGCCTCGACATGGATTGCCTGGCCACATCAGGCTTCGGACTGGCCAGGCAAAATGACCCCCATTCCGTGGGTGTATGCGGAATTTGTCCGTTTACTCAGCCAGCATGAACTGGTCAATATTGTAGTTTCGACTGCCACCAAACTGGCGACCGTGGAAAGCATTCTGGCCAAAGCAGGTGCCGATCCAGCCGCCGTAAAATTGTGGCACTGGCCCACCGATCGCACCTGGACGCGAGATTCCGGCCCGATTTTCGTTAATAACCGAAACAAGGAGCGGGTGGCACTCGACTGGAAGTTTAATGCGTGGGCAAAGTACGATAATTACCAGCACGATAATCGCCTGCCGAAGAAAGTCGCTGGTGCGGTAGGCGTCACTTCACTATCGCCGGATTTTCAAGGCAAGCCCATTGTGCTGGAAGGTGGCAGTATTGATGTCAATGGCACCGGACTGCTGATTTCTACCGAAGAGTGCTTATTAAGCGATGTGCAATGCCGCAACCCAGGGATGACGCGGTCAGATTATGAAGCGGTTTTTGCCAAATACCTGGGGATTCGCAAAGTATTATGGTTGGGCAGGGGCATCGCTGGCGATGATACCCACGGTCATGTGGATGATCTGGCACGATTCGTCAATCCCACGACCATTGTGCTGGCGGTAGAAGAGAATGAAGACGATGAAAACTATGCCCCCACTCAGACTAATCTGCAGCGGTTGCGGGCGTTGACCGATCCAGATGGCAGATCACTGGAAGTGGTCCCAATTCCGATGCCAAATCCGGTGGTGTTTCGCAAGCAGCGCTTGCCTGCCAGCTACGCCAATTTCTACATCGCCAATGGTATTGTGCTGGTGCCCACCTTCAACGATCCGAAAGACCGACTGGCTCTGGGGATCCTGGCAGACCTGTTTCCCGATCGGACCGTTGTGGGTGTGCACTGCGTCGATCTGGTGTGGGGTCTGGGAACACTGCACTGCATGACACAACAGGAACCCAAGTAG